From the Prunus dulcis chromosome 4, ALMONDv2, whole genome shotgun sequence genome, one window contains:
- the LOC117626659 gene encoding DEAD-box ATP-dependent RNA helicase 10 has translation MATDEEKQTTTFKTLGICDELVDACQKLGWTVPTPIQVESMPSALDGKDLIALAQTGSGKTGAFALPILQELINSPQAFFACVLSPTRELAIQIAEQFQALGSEIGVKCAVLVGGVDMVQQSINLAKRPHVVVATPGRLMDHLSNTKGFSLRSLKYLVLDEADRLLNEDFEKSIDEILNVIPRDRRTYLFSATMTKKVKKLQRACLRNPVKIEVASKYSTVDTLNQQYRFLPAKYKECYLVYILTEKCQCTTMVFTRTCDATQLLALMLRNLGIRAIPISGHMTQSKRLGALNMFKAGECNVLICTDVASRGLDIPSVDMVINYDIPTNSKDYIHRVGRTARAGRYGVAISLVNQYELEWYIQIEKLIDKKLPEFPAEEDEVLLLFERVKEAKRLALQKIKDGGGKKRKGEKYGEEEDIEKYFGHKGGKSKKFKAR, from the exons ATGGCCACCGACGAAGAGAAGCAGACGACGACGTTTAAGACTTTGGGTATATGCGACGAATTGGTGGATGCATGTCAAAAATTGGGCTGGACAGTCCCTACCCCAATTCAAGTCGAATCCATGCCTTCAGCCCTTGATG GAAAAGACTTGATCGCACTTGCACAAACTGGTTCGGGTAAAACTGGAGcctttgcgctaccaatattGCAAGAGTTAATAAATTCTCCACAAGCATTTTTTGCTTGCGTTCTGTCCCCGACAAG AGAGCTTGCAATTCAGATTGCTGAGCAGTTTCAAGCTTTAGGCTCAGAGATTGGTGTCAAGTGTGCAGTG CTAGTTGGAGGAGTTGACATGGTGCAACAATCTATTAATCTTGCAAAGCGGCCACATGTTGtt GTTGCAACACCTGGACGCCTCATGGATCATCTATCGAACACAAAAGGATTTTCTCTTCGCTCATTGAAATATTTG GTTTTAGATGAGGCTGACAGGTTGCTTAACGAGGACTTTGAGAAATCAATTGATGAAATCCTGAATGTCATCCCTCGTGATCGGAGAACGTACTTATTTTCTGCTACCATGACTAAAAAG GTCAAAAAGCTGCAACGGGCTTGTTTAAGGAACCCTGTGAAG ATTGAAGTAGCATCAAAATATTCTACTGTTGACACACTGAATCAGCAGTATCGTTTTCTGCCGGCTAAGTACAAG GAATGCTATCTTGTATATATTCTGACCGAGAAGTGTCAGTGTACAACAATGGTATTTACTCGTACATGTGATGCAACACAGCTTTTGGCTTTGATGCTTCGAAATCTTGGCATAAGGGCCATCCCAATTAGCGGTCATATGACCCAG TCAAAAAGGCTTGGCGCCTTAAATATGTTTAAAGCTGGAGAGTGTAATGTACTTATTTGCACTGATGTGGCCAGTAGAGGATTGGATATTCCATCAGTAGATATGGTTATTAATTATGACATCCCCACAAATTCAAAG GATTATATCCATCGAGTAGGAAGAACTGCTCGTGCTGGACGATATGGGGTTGCAATCTCTCTTGTGAATCAGTACGAGTTGGAGTGGTATATACAGATAGAGAAGCTTATTG ACAAAAAGTTACCCGAATTCCCCgctgaagaagatgaagtccTGCTATTGTTTgaacgtgtcaaagaggccaaAAGACTGGCTCTGCAG AAAATTAAAGACGGTGGAGGCAAGAAGAGGAAGGGTGAAAAGTACGGTGAGGAGGAGGATATTGAGAAGTATTTTGGTCACAAGGGTGGAAAGTCCAAGAAGTTTAAAGCAAGATGA